In Cryptococcus tetragattii IND107 chromosome 5, whole genome shotgun sequence, one genomic interval encodes:
- a CDS encoding V-type proton ATPase catalytic subunit A, which yields MERAKRDLPKIRDEERETMFGTVFSVSGPVVIGENMRGCAMYELVRVGHDELVGEVIRIEADRATIQVYEETSGVTVGDPVLRTGKPLSVELGPGLMTNIYDGIQRPLKAIQEKSQSIYIPRGINTESLSREIKWDFNPANLNVGDHIAGGDIFGSVYENSLVDNHRIMLPPRAMGTITRIAEKGSYTVEDVVLETEFQGKTTQHTMMQLWPVRAPRPVAEKESATYPLFTGQRVLDALFPCVQGGTTAIPGAFGCGKTVISQALSKFSNSDIIIYVGCGERGNEMAEVLADFPELTLERNGREEPIMKRTALVANTSNMPVAAREASIYTGITLSEYFRDQGNNVAMMADSTSRWAEALREISGRLAEMPADSGYPAYLGAKLAGFYERAGKVSCLGSPSRYGTVSIVGAVSPPGGDFSDPVTSATLGIVQVFWGLSKSLAQRKHFPSVDWNLSYSKYLKILDPHYEKNNPGFIDLRTKAKEILQKEQDLAEIVQLVGKSALGESDKITLEVARMLKDDFLQQNGISEYDRYCPFYKTSGMLKNFVAFYDGSQRAIETNDMTFAQVRDATSDIMFKLSQMKFESPNVQSEEEIQAKFDALHNEIGETFRRLQE from the exons ATGGAACGCGCAAAGCGCGATCTCCCCAAG ATCCGTGATGAGGAGCGCGAGACCATGTTCGGCACCGTCTTCTC GGTATCAGGTCCTGTCGTTATTGGTGAGAACATGCGAGGTTGCGCGATGTATGAATTAGTCCGAGTCGGTCACGACGAGCTTGTCGGAG AGGTCATCCGAATTGAGGCCGATCGCGCGACCATTCAAGTATACGAGGAGACTTCTGGTGTGACTGTTGGTGATCCTGTGTTGAGGACGGGAAAGCCATTGTCTGTTGAACTTGGTCCCGGTCTCATGACCAATATCTACGA CGGTATCCAGCGACCTCTCAAGGCTATTCAGGAGAAATCTCAAAGTATCTATATCCCTC GTGGTATCAACACCGAATCCCTCAGCCGAGAGATCAAATGGGACTTTAACCCTGCTAACCTCAACGTCGGAGACCACATTGCTGGCGGTGATATCTTTGGTAGCGTCTACGAAAACTCTTTGGTGGATAACCACAGGATTATGTTACCGCCTAGGGCTATGGGTACTATCACTAGGATCGCTGAGAAGGGTAGCTACACTGTCGAG GACGTCGTGCTTGAAACCGAGTTCCAGGGCAAGACTACCCAACACACAATGATGCAGCTTTGGCCCGTGCGAGCCCCTCGACCAGTagctgaaaaggagagCGCTACCTACCCCCTGTTTACTGGTCAGCGAGTCTTAGATGCTCTTTTCCCCTGTGTTCAGGGTGGTACTACTGCTATTCCTGGTGCTTTCGGCTG TGGTAAGACAGTTATT AGTCAAGCGTTATCCAAGTTCTCCAACTctgatatcatcatctatgTCGGTTGCGGTGAACGCGGTAATG AAATGGCCGAGGTCTTGGCTGAT TTCCCTGAGCTTACTCTTGAGCGTAACGGTCGAGAAGAACCTATCATGAAGCGTACCGCACTTGTTGCCAACACCTCCAACATGCCTGTCGCTGCGCGAGAAGCCTCCATTTACACCGGTATCACCCTTTCTGAATACTTCCGTGACCAGGGCAACAATGTCGCCATGATGGCCGACTCCACTTCTCGATGGGCTGAAGCTCTTCGAGAAATCTCTGGTCGTCTTGCTGAAATGCCCGCCGACTCTGGTTACCCTGCGTATCTTGGTGCCAAACTCGCTGGTTTCTACGAGCGAGCGGGCAAGGTTTCTTGTTTGGGTAGCCCTTCCAGATACGGTACAGTCTCCATTGTCGGGGCTGTATCTCCCCCCGGTGGTGACTTCTCTGACCCCGTTACGAGTGCCACCCTCGGTATCGTGCAAGTGTTCTGGGGTCTTTCCAAGTCTCTTGCTCAAAGGAAGCATTTCCCATCCGTCGACTGGAACCTTTCCTACTCTAAATACCTCAAGATCCTCGATCCTCATTACGAGAAGAATAATCCTGGTTTCATCGATCTTAGGaccaaggccaaggaaatTTTACAAAAGGAGCAGGATTTGGCGGAGATTGTGCAGCTAGTCGGAAAGAGTGCTTTAGGAGAGAGCGATAAGATTACTCTAGAAGTGGCCAGAATGCTCAAG GATGACTTCCTCCAGCAAAATGGTATCTCTGAATACGATCGATACTGTCCCTTCTACAAGACCTCTGGGATGCTCAAGAACTTTGTGGCCTTCTACGACGGATCTCAACGTGCTATCGAGACAAATGACATGACTTTTGCACAG GTTCGCGACGCTACTTCTGACATTATGTTCAAACTCTCTCAAATGAAGTTTGAATCGCCCAACGTACAGAGCGAGGAGGAAATTCAGGCTAAATTCGACGCTTTGCACAATGAGATTGGTGAGACTTTCAGGAGATTGCAAGAGTAA